AGCGGAGCATCACCATCGTCGGCAGCGGACAGAGCGCTGCCGAGATCTACCATGATCTGCTCGCCGACATCGACACGTACGGCTACCGGCTGAACTGGGTGACCCGCTCGCCGCGGTTCTTCCCGCTGGAGTACACCAAGCTCACCCTGGAAATGACCTCACCGGACTACGTGGACTACTTCCACGCGCTGCCGGAACCCACCCGTTACCGCCTCGAAGCCGAGCAGAAGGGGCTGTTCAAGGGGATCTCCGCCGACCTGGTCAACGAGATCTTCGACCTGCTCTACACGCACAGCATCGGCGGCCCGGTGGACACCCGGCTGCTGACCAACACCGAGCTGACCGCCGTGACGTACGACGAGAGCACCGGCGTGCACACCCTCGGGCTGCGCCACGTCGAGCAGGAACGGGACTTCACCCTGGCCACCGAGGGGCTGGTGCTGGCCACCGGTTACCGCTACCGGGTGCCGGCGTTCCTGGACCCGATCCGGCACCGGCTGCGCTTCGACGGTCACGGCCGGCTCGACATCGCCCGCAACTACAGCGTCGACGTCACCGGGCGCGGCGTCTTCCTCCAGAACGGCGGCACCCACACCCACAGCATCACCTCACCCGACCTCGGCATGGGCCCGTACCGCAACGCCTGGATCATCCGGGAACTGCTCGGCCGCGAGGTCTACCCGATCGAGAAATCGATCGCGTTCCAGGAGTTCGGAGTGCCCGCATGAGCCGGGTCACGGCGGGCGACGGGCGGGCACCCGAGATCATCTACACCCGGGCCGATCCACGGCTCGGCGAGTTCGCCCTGCGTACGCTCGACGTGGCCGCCGACGCGCCGCTGCTGCACCGGTGGGTGACCCACCCGAGGTCGGCGTTCTGGTTGATGCAGGACGCCGACGTGGACCGGGTCGCGCAGGAGTACCGGCGCATCGCCGCGCACCCGCACCACGACGCCTACCTGGGGTTGTGGCGCGGTGAGCCGGCATTCCTCGCCGAACGGTACGACCCGGCCCACGTCGAGTTGGTCGGCCGGTACGACGCCCGGCCCGGCGA
This DNA window, taken from Micromonospora sp. FIMYZ51, encodes the following:
- a CDS encoding SidA/IucD/PvdA family monooxygenase, producing MESHDFIGIGLGPYNLGLACLTAPLTDLDGLFLEARDDVSWHPGMLLESSRLQTPFLADLVTLADPTSPYSFLAYLKEIGRLYPFYIRESFFPLRAEYDAYCRWAAAKLPNLRFGHRVTAVEYDPAEDRYAVTATVDGHTVTHRARHLVLGTGTPAHLPAACAGLTSDAVHNSRYLAHRDALKAKRSITIVGSGQSAAEIYHDLLADIDTYGYRLNWVTRSPRFFPLEYTKLTLEMTSPDYVDYFHALPEPTRYRLEAEQKGLFKGISADLVNEIFDLLYTHSIGGPVDTRLLTNTELTAVTYDESTGVHTLGLRHVEQERDFTLATEGLVLATGYRYRVPAFLDPIRHRLRFDGHGRLDIARNYSVDVTGRGVFLQNGGTHTHSITSPDLGMGPYRNAWIIRELLGREVYPIEKSIAFQEFGVPA
- a CDS encoding GNAT family N-acetyltransferase; this translates as MSRVTAGDGRAPEIIYTRADPRLGEFALRTLDVAADAPLLHRWVTHPRSAFWLMQDADVDRVAQEYRRIAAHPHHDAYLGLWRGEPAFLAERYDPAHVELVGRYDARPGDVGMHFLCAPPEVRVPGFTRAVITTVLSWLFADPGTDRVVVEPDVRNRAVQALNAAVGFEVVGPVAKPEKTALLSICTRPQFLAATTEGASA